CGCGGTACGGTGCGTGGTCGTCGATGGCGCAACCGGTCAGCAACGACGAGTGGAACCAGCCGCGGTGCTGGTCCGAGCCTTCCAGGTACAGGTCGGCGCGAGGGCCGGTCTCGTGGCCCATCGGGTGCGAACCGCGCAGGACGTGCCAGTGCGTGGTGCCCGAGTCGAACCAGACGTCCAGGGTGTCGCTGATCTTGTCGTACAGCGGCGCTTCGTCACCGAGCAACTCAGCGGCGTCCATCTTGAACCAGGCTTCGATGCCTTCGACTTCGACGCGCTGGGCGACGATTTCCATCAGTTCGACGGTGCGTGGGTGCAGTTCGCCGCTTTCCTTGTTCAGGAAGAACGGGATCGGCACGCCCCAGTTGCGCTGACGGGAGATGCACCAGTCCGGACGGTTGGCGATCATCGAGTGCAGGCGCGCCTGGCCCCAGGCCGGGACGAATTTGGTGTCTTCGATGGCTTTGATCGCGCGTTTGCGCAGGGTGTCGCCCGCTGCTGGCTCTTTGTCCATGCCGATGAACCACTGCGCGGTGGCGCGATAGATCAGCGGGGTCTTGTGACGCCAGCAATGCATGTAGCTGTGTTCGATGGTGGTGGTGTGCAGCAGCGCGCCGACTTCGGTCAGTTTATCGACGATGGCCGGATTGGCCTTCCAGATGAACTGGCCGCCGAAGAACTCCAGCGATGGCACATACACGCCATTGCTTTGCACCGGATTGATGATGTCATCGTTGACCATGCCGTACTTCTTGCAGGTCACGAAGTCGTCCACGCCGTAGGCTGGCGAGGAGTGAACCACGCCGGTGCCCGCGCCCAGCTCAACGTAGTCGGCCAGGTAAACCGGCGACAGGCGATCGTAGAACGGGTGACGGAAGTTGATCAGTTCCAGCGCTTTACCGGTGGTGGTGGCGATCACCGAACCTTCCAGGCTGTAGCGGGCCAGGCAGGACTCGACCAATTCTTCAGCCAGTACCAGCAGCTTGTCGCCGACGTCGACCAGGGCGTAGTTGAACTCCGGGTGAACGTTCAGCGCCTGGTTGGCCGGGATAGTCCACGGAGTGGTGGTCCAGATCACGATCGAAGCAGGTTTGCCCAACGACGGCAGACCGAACGCGGCAGCCAGCTTGGCTTCGTCGGCGATCGGGAAGGCCACGTCGATGGTCGCGGACTTTTTGTTCTCGTACTCGACTTCCGCTTCAGCCAGGGCCGAACCGCAGTCAAAGCACCAGTTCACAGGCTTCAGGCCCTTGAACACGAAGCCACCCTTGACGATTTCCGCCAGGGCGCGGATTTCACCGGCCTCGTTTTTGAAGTCCATGGTCTTGTACGGGTTGGCGAAGTCGCCCAACACGCCCAAACGGATGAATTCGGACTTCTGGCCTTCGATCTGCTCGGTGGCGTAGGCACGGCACAGTTCGCGGGTCTTGTCGGCGCCCAGGTTCTTGCCATGGGTCACTTCGACTTTGTGCTCGATCGGCAGGCCGTGGCAGTCCCAGCCCGGAACATAAGGTGCGTCGAAACCCGACAGGGTTTTCGAGCGGATGATCATGTCCTTGAGAATCTTGTTCAGCGCATGACCGATGTGAATCGTGCCGTTGGCGTACGGAGGACCGTCGTGCAGTACGAACTTCGGACGATCCTTGCCAATCTCGCGCAACTTACCGTACAGGCCAATGCTGTCCCAGCGCTGCAGAATCTGCGGTTCGCGCTGAGGCAGGCCGGCCTTCATTGGGAAGGCGGTGTCCGGAAGGTTTAGCGTGGCTTTATAGTCGGTCATTTAAGGCTCTTCATTAGCGATTGGCGCTAGGTGCGACAGGGCACGGGCGGCGGCGATATCCGCATTGATCGCCGTCTTAAGCGCCTCCAGAGAGGCGAAACGCTGCTCTTCACGCAGCTTGTGGTGGAAAACCACCGTCAAACGCCGGTCATACAGATCGCCGGCAAAATCTAAAAGGTGCACTTCGAGGTGAGCTTTGCCATCCCCTTCGACCGTTGGCCGCACACCAATATTGGCGACGCCTGGCCAGGTCTTGCCATCGATGTCGACGCTGACCAGGTAAACCCCGCTCAACGGCACACGACGACGCTTGAGTTGCACGTTGGCCGTGGGCGTACCCAACTGGCGCGCCAGCTTCTGGCCATGCAGGACCCGACCGGCAATCCGGTATGGGCGACCGAGCAGTTGCTCGGCCAAGGCGAAATCGGCAGCGGCCAGGGCATTGCGGACCTGAGTGCTGCTGACACGAATGCCGTCCAGCTCGACGGTCTGCGCCGCTTCGACGGTAAAGCCCTGAAGGACGCCGGCCTGTTGCAAGTAGTCGAAATCCCCCAACCGGTCGCAGCCAAATCGGAAATCGTCACCGACTTCCAGATGCTGCACCCCGAGGCCGTCCACCAGAATGGTATCGACGAACTCTCTGGCGCTGAGTTTGCTCAGGCGATGGTTGAAAGCCAGGCACAACACCCGGTCGACACCCTCTTCGGCCAGCAGCTGCAGTTTGTCCCGTAAGCGGGCCAGACGGGCCGGGGCGGTGTCCGGAGCGAAGAACTCCCGCGGCTGCGGCTCGAAAATCACCACGCAGCTGGGCACGCCCAACTCGAGCGCACGCTCTCGCAGCCGGACCAGGATAGCCTGGTGGCC
The Pseudomonas sp. GR 6-02 genome window above contains:
- the ileS gene encoding isoleucine--tRNA ligase, coding for MTDYKATLNLPDTAFPMKAGLPQREPQILQRWDSIGLYGKLREIGKDRPKFVLHDGPPYANGTIHIGHALNKILKDMIIRSKTLSGFDAPYVPGWDCHGLPIEHKVEVTHGKNLGADKTRELCRAYATEQIEGQKSEFIRLGVLGDFANPYKTMDFKNEAGEIRALAEIVKGGFVFKGLKPVNWCFDCGSALAEAEVEYENKKSATIDVAFPIADEAKLAAAFGLPSLGKPASIVIWTTTPWTIPANQALNVHPEFNYALVDVGDKLLVLAEELVESCLARYSLEGSVIATTTGKALELINFRHPFYDRLSPVYLADYVELGAGTGVVHSSPAYGVDDFVTCKKYGMVNDDIINPVQSNGVYVPSLEFFGGQFIWKANPAIVDKLTEVGALLHTTTIEHSYMHCWRHKTPLIYRATAQWFIGMDKEPAAGDTLRKRAIKAIEDTKFVPAWGQARLHSMIANRPDWCISRQRNWGVPIPFFLNKESGELHPRTVELMEIVAQRVEVEGIEAWFKMDAAELLGDEAPLYDKISDTLDVWFDSGTTHWHVLRGSHPMGHETGPRADLYLEGSDQHRGWFHSSLLTGCAIDDHAPYRELLTHGFTVDESGRKMSKSLGNVIAPQKVNDTLGADIMRLWVASTDYSGEMAVSEQILQRSADAYRRIRNTARFLLSNLTGFNPATDLLPAEEMLALDRWAVDRTLLLQRELQEHYGEYRFWNVYSKIHNFCVQELGGFYLDIIKDRQYTTGADSKARRSCQTALFHISEALVRWIAPILAFTADELWQYLPGERNESVMLNTWYEGLSELPEGFELDRAYWDRIMAVKVAVNKEMEIQRAAKAVGGNLQAEVTLFAEDALSADLAKLSNELRFVLITSTASVAPLVQAPADAVVTEVSGLKLKIVKSAHVKCARCWHCREDVGVNPEHPEICGRCVDNISGAGEVRHYA
- the ribF gene encoding bifunctional riboflavin kinase/FAD synthetase, producing MQLVRGLHNLRPQHRGCVATIGNFDGVHRGHQAILVRLRERALELGVPSCVVIFEPQPREFFAPDTAPARLARLRDKLQLLAEEGVDRVLCLAFNHRLSKLSAREFVDTILVDGLGVQHLEVGDDFRFGCDRLGDFDYLQQAGVLQGFTVEAAQTVELDGIRVSSTQVRNALAAADFALAEQLLGRPYRIAGRVLHGQKLARQLGTPTANVQLKRRRVPLSGVYLVSVDIDGKTWPGVANIGVRPTVEGDGKAHLEVHLLDFAGDLYDRRLTVVFHHKLREEQRFASLEALKTAINADIAAARALSHLAPIANEEP